One window from the genome of Rhodobacteraceae bacterium S2214 encodes:
- a CDS encoding D-amino acid dehydrogenase, with protein sequence MPHIAILGAGVTGVTTAYSLHKRGFDVTVYDRQRYAAMETSFANGGQLSASNAEVWNQWSTVLKGIKWMLQADAPLSVNPMPQWHKISWMAEFLGNIPRYKSNTIATTKLAVAARAGLAEMADHTGVDFDFTPAGILHFYKTQKDLDHARRVNGLLAQGGLTRTELTPDEVLAKEPTLRGDILGGFWTESDSTGDIHKFTVGLADWLKRQGVTFKLGHAVTDVRSDAEAVTIRAQGEDRFDGVVVTAGVGSRAIAKKLGDRVNVYPVKGYSITVNLPDAVSQAGAPNVSLLDDKAKIVTSRLGVDRFRVAGTAEFNGENRDIRADRVRPLTEWVETHFPDISTESVVPWAGLRPMMPNMMPRVGRGRSERVFYNTGHGHLGWTLSAATADLIGGTVADAFQKPQIDTTLSGELKMG encoded by the coding sequence ATGCCTCATATTGCGATCCTTGGTGCCGGTGTCACTGGTGTCACCACTGCTTATTCCCTTCACAAACGTGGCTTCGACGTCACCGTCTATGACCGCCAGCGTTATGCTGCGATGGAAACCAGCTTTGCCAATGGCGGTCAGTTATCTGCGTCGAACGCCGAAGTTTGGAACCAATGGTCCACGGTCCTGAAAGGGATCAAATGGATGTTGCAGGCCGACGCGCCGCTGTCCGTGAATCCGATGCCGCAGTGGCACAAAATCTCTTGGATGGCGGAATTTCTGGGCAATATCCCGCGCTACAAGTCGAACACGATTGCGACAACCAAACTGGCCGTCGCCGCACGCGCTGGGCTGGCCGAGATGGCGGATCACACTGGTGTTGATTTCGATTTCACGCCTGCGGGTATCCTGCATTTTTATAAGACTCAGAAAGACCTAGATCACGCGCGGCGCGTGAATGGATTGCTGGCGCAGGGTGGTTTGACACGAACGGAACTGACACCGGACGAAGTATTGGCGAAAGAACCAACGCTGCGCGGTGATATCCTTGGCGGGTTCTGGACTGAAAGCGATAGCACAGGCGACATTCATAAATTCACTGTTGGTTTGGCGGATTGGCTGAAGCGGCAAGGTGTGACGTTCAAGCTAGGCCATGCGGTCACGGACGTGCGTTCAGACGCCGAAGCGGTGACGATTCGTGCGCAGGGTGAAGACCGTTTTGACGGTGTGGTTGTGACCGCAGGTGTCGGATCACGTGCGATTGCGAAAAAACTTGGCGACCGTGTGAATGTCTATCCTGTGAAGGGCTATTCGATCACGGTGAATCTGCCGGATGCGGTATCGCAGGCCGGTGCGCCGAATGTGTCGTTGCTGGATGATAAGGCCAAGATCGTGACATCGCGGTTGGGCGTTGACCGGTTCCGCGTTGCAGGAACGGCTGAGTTTAACGGCGAAAACCGTGACATTCGCGCTGACCGCGTGCGGCCATTGACCGAATGGGTCGAAACGCACTTCCCCGATATCAGCACCGAAAGTGTTGTGCCGTGGGCGGGCCTGCGTCCGATGATGCCAAACATGATGCCGCGTGTGGGGCGTGGGCGGTCTGAGCGCGTGTTTTACAACACGGGTCACGGCCACCTTGGTTGGACGTTAAGTGCTGCTACCGCGGACCTGATTGGTGGGACCGTTGCGGATGCGTTTCAGAAGCCACAGATCGACACAACCCTTAGTGGTGAATTGAAAATGGGCTGA
- a CDS encoding SPFH/Band 7/PHB domain protein — protein MSFEDVVLGLLGENIVFVLLAIFIVVCILAGVRIVPQSEKFVVERLGRLRSVLGPGINFIVPFLDRVRHKVSVLERQLPAMTQDAITSDNVLVQVETSVFYRIIEPEKTVYRIRDVDAAISTTVAGIVRSEIGRMELDQVQANRATLIDAVRAQVAQQVDDWGIEVTRAEILDVNLDAATRAAMLQQLNAERARRAQVTEAEGLKRAVELQADADLYAADQAAKARRLSADAEAYATQVVAVAIAENGLEAAQYQVALKQVEALNALGAGEGKQTIVLPANALEAFGNAFSMLKGK, from the coding sequence ATGTCATTTGAAGACGTTGTTCTTGGTTTATTGGGCGAAAATATTGTTTTTGTCTTGCTGGCGATCTTTATCGTCGTCTGCATTCTTGCTGGCGTGCGGATCGTGCCGCAGTCTGAAAAGTTTGTTGTAGAGCGGCTGGGACGTCTGCGGTCCGTGCTTGGGCCAGGCATCAACTTTATCGTGCCTTTTCTGGACCGCGTGCGTCACAAAGTCAGCGTTCTGGAACGCCAGTTGCCCGCGATGACGCAGGACGCGATCACGTCTGACAACGTGTTGGTCCAGGTCGAAACATCCGTGTTTTACCGGATCATCGAGCCAGAAAAGACAGTTTACCGTATCCGCGATGTGGATGCCGCGATTTCCACAACAGTCGCAGGGATCGTGCGGTCAGAAATTGGCCGGATGGAGCTGGATCAGGTGCAAGCAAACCGTGCCACATTGATTGACGCGGTGCGTGCGCAGGTTGCCCAACAGGTTGATGATTGGGGTATCGAAGTGACGCGTGCCGAAATTCTGGACGTGAACCTTGATGCGGCGACCCGCGCGGCGATGTTGCAGCAGTTGAACGCTGAACGTGCACGTCGCGCGCAGGTGACCGAAGCTGAAGGCCTGAAACGTGCGGTCGAATTGCAGGCGGATGCGGATCTTTATGCCGCTGATCAGGCCGCAAAAGCACGCCGCTTGAGCGCGGATGCCGAAGCATATGCAACCCAAGTGGTTGCTGTGGCGATTGCCGAAAACGGGCTGGAAGCGGCCCAGTATCAGGTCGCGCTGAAACAGGTCGAAGCGTTGAACGCGCTGGGTGCTGGTGAGGGCAAGCAGACGATCGTACTGCCAGCCAACGCGCTAGAGGCATTCGGTAACGCGTTTAGTATGTTGAAAGGGAAGTAA
- a CDS encoding orotidine 5'-phosphate decarboxylase: MNISLGDVRYNATAGAFEARVDIARGTSTFRYPCSVAGPVTMDMDQVRDGLKRRAMRMSDTSPDLMSHI; encoded by the coding sequence ATGAACATTAGCCTCGGAGACGTACGTTACAACGCAACAGCAGGTGCCTTTGAGGCCCGCGTAGATATCGCGCGCGGCACATCGACATTCCGCTACCCGTGTTCTGTTGCTGGTCCGGTGACGATGGATATGGACCAAGTTCGTGACGGCCTGAAACGCCGTGCGATGCGGATGTCAGACACAAGCCCAGACCTGATGTCCCACATCTAA
- a CDS encoding orotidine 5'-phosphate decarboxylase — MQIRDLRYNERLRAFEASVDVVQNDRRLRFPLTVFGPTSLSPKIINANLYRQAAHKAATH, encoded by the coding sequence ATGCAGATCAGAGACCTACGGTATAATGAGCGGCTTCGTGCCTTTGAAGCATCTGTTGATGTTGTTCAGAACGATCGCCGCCTTCGGTTTCCACTGACCGTCTTCGGGCCAACCTCCCTAAGCCCCAAGATCATCAATGCGAACCTGTATCGCCAAGCAGCCCACAAAGCCGCGACACACTGA
- the pyrF gene encoding orotidine-5'-phosphate decarboxylase: MTLPADDRLIVAMDVPNVVAGLQLADQLGDSVSFYKIGLGMLTGGGLALANELKQERGKRIFLDMKFFDIGATVEAAVRGIAQYDLDFLTVHGDPYVVKAAKEGAAGTDLKILAVTILTSLDRDDLNGAMFKDGLIPDLVQERAGRAMEAGADGVISSPQEAGLIRGLPQAAGKLIVTPGVRPVGADLGDQKRVTTPAQAIANGADHVVVGRPVWRAENPLEATQSILSEMASPQAESPNH, translated from the coding sequence ATGACCCTGCCCGCTGATGACCGCCTGATTGTTGCAATGGATGTGCCAAACGTGGTTGCGGGCCTGCAGTTGGCGGATCAACTGGGCGACAGCGTCAGCTTTTACAAAATCGGTCTGGGCATGTTGACCGGCGGCGGTCTGGCCCTTGCGAACGAACTGAAGCAGGAACGCGGCAAACGCATCTTTCTGGACATGAAATTCTTCGACATCGGCGCAACGGTCGAAGCGGCGGTGCGGGGAATCGCACAATACGATCTCGATTTCCTGACCGTGCATGGCGATCCTTACGTGGTCAAAGCAGCCAAAGAAGGCGCTGCAGGCACCGATCTAAAGATCCTCGCTGTAACAATTCTGACCTCTTTGGACCGTGATGACCTGAATGGGGCCATGTTCAAAGACGGATTAATCCCCGATTTGGTGCAAGAACGTGCCGGCCGCGCGATGGAAGCTGGCGCTGACGGCGTTATTTCATCGCCACAAGAAGCAGGGCTGATCCGCGGCCTTCCGCAGGCTGCTGGTAAACTGATCGTGACACCTGGTGTACGCCCTGTTGGCGCCGACCTTGGCGATCAAAAACGGGTCACAACCCCTGCACAGGCTATCGCAAACGGCGCAGACCACGTGGTTGTTGGTCGCCCGGTATGGCGTGCCGAAAACCCGTTGGAAGCGACACAATCGATTCTATCCGAGATGGCATCACCGCAGGCTGAATCGCCAAATCACTAA
- the clpB gene encoding ATP-dependent chaperone ClpB, which yields MNLDKFTERSRGFVQAAQTIAMRESHQRLTPEHLLKALMDDGEGLAANLINKSGADAAVVRQSVDTAVSKIAAVSGDTGQVYIDTTTGKILAEAEKLAEKAGDSFVTVERLLMALVMIKSKAKDALDAGGVDAKALNATINDIRKGRTADSASAEDGFDALNKYARDLTEAASEGKIDPIIGRDEEIRRSMQVLSRRTKNNPVLIGEPGVGKTAIAEGLALRIVNGDVPESLRNKRLMSLDMGALIAGAKYRGEFEERLKAVLKEIETAAGEIILFIDEMHTLVGAGKADGAMDAANLIKPALARGELHCIGATTLDEYRKYVEKDAALARRFQPLIVEEPTVEDTVSILRGIKEKYELHHGVRISDSSLVAAATLSHRYITDRFLPDKAIDLVDEAASRLRMEVDSKPEELDALDRQIMQLQIEAMALEKEDDAASVDRLEKLQKELADLQDRASEMTAKWQAERDKLEGTREVKEQLDRARAELDIAKREGNLAKAGELSYGVIPDLERKLSETEAAEDMMVEEAVRPEQIAQVVERWTGIPTSKMLEGERDKLLRMEDELGRRVIGQRQAVTAVANAVRRSRAGLNDEDRPLGSFLFLGPTGVGKTELTKAVAEYLFDDDSAMVRIDMSEFMEKHAVARLIGAPPGYVGYDEGGVLTEAVRRRPYQVVLFDEVEKAHPDVFNVLLQVLDDGMLTDGQGRTVDFKQTLIILTSNLGAQALSQLPDGADAADAKRNVMDAVRAHFRPEFLNRLDETIIFDRLAREDMAGIVEIQMRRLHKRLASRNITLSLDEGALKWLADEGYDPVFGARPLKRVIQRALQDQLAEMILAGDVLDGSDVSVSAGTDGLIVGDRVSPTGRPKPDDAVVH from the coding sequence ATGAACCTTGACAAGTTCACAGAGCGGTCGCGCGGCTTTGTTCAGGCTGCACAGACTATTGCAATGCGTGAAAGCCATCAGCGGCTGACACCTGAACACCTACTCAAAGCCTTGATGGACGACGGCGAAGGCCTTGCTGCGAACCTGATCAACAAATCGGGTGCGGATGCGGCTGTAGTACGTCAGTCCGTTGACACGGCTGTGTCCAAGATTGCCGCCGTCAGTGGCGACACTGGACAAGTATACATAGACACCACCACCGGCAAAATTCTGGCCGAGGCTGAAAAGCTGGCCGAAAAGGCGGGCGATAGCTTTGTGACTGTCGAACGGCTGTTGATGGCGCTGGTGATGATCAAATCGAAAGCCAAGGATGCGCTTGATGCGGGCGGCGTTGATGCGAAAGCGTTGAACGCGACGATCAATGACATCCGTAAAGGCCGCACAGCTGATAGTGCGTCTGCCGAAGATGGGTTTGACGCGCTGAACAAATACGCCCGCGATCTGACAGAGGCGGCCAGCGAAGGTAAGATTGACCCGATCATCGGTCGCGACGAAGAGATACGTCGGTCGATGCAGGTTCTGTCGCGCCGGACCAAGAATAACCCAGTGCTGATCGGTGAACCCGGCGTTGGTAAAACAGCGATTGCCGAGGGGCTTGCCCTGCGGATCGTCAATGGCGACGTGCCCGAAAGCCTGCGTAACAAACGTCTGATGTCTTTGGACATGGGCGCGTTGATTGCTGGTGCAAAGTATCGTGGTGAATTTGAAGAACGCCTTAAGGCGGTTTTGAAAGAGATCGAAACAGCCGCTGGCGAAATCATCCTTTTCATTGACGAGATGCACACGCTTGTTGGTGCCGGTAAGGCGGACGGCGCGATGGATGCGGCCAACCTGATCAAACCTGCGCTGGCCCGTGGCGAACTGCACTGTATCGGTGCGACGACCCTCGATGAATATCGCAAGTACGTGGAAAAAGACGCGGCCCTTGCGCGTCGTTTCCAGCCTTTGATCGTCGAAGAACCAACCGTCGAAGACACGGTATCGATCCTGCGTGGTATTAAAGAGAAGTACGAACTGCACCACGGTGTGCGGATTTCGGACAGTTCTTTGGTGGCGGCGGCGACATTGTCGCATCGGTATATCACGGATCGGTTCTTGCCGGATAAGGCCATTGATTTGGTCGATGAGGCCGCGTCGCGGTTGCGGATGGAAGTCGATTCCAAGCCCGAAGAACTGGACGCGCTTGATCGTCAGATCATGCAGCTACAGATCGAAGCGATGGCCTTGGAAAAAGAAGACGACGCCGCATCCGTGGACCGTCTTGAAAAGCTGCAAAAGGAACTGGCTGATCTGCAGGACCGCGCGTCAGAGATGACGGCGAAATGGCAGGCTGAACGGGACAAGCTGGAAGGCACCCGTGAGGTCAAGGAACAGCTGGATCGTGCACGGGCCGAACTGGATATCGCGAAGCGTGAAGGTAACTTGGCCAAGGCCGGAGAACTGTCATATGGCGTGATCCCTGATCTGGAACGCAAGTTGTCGGAAACCGAAGCCGCTGAAGACATGATGGTCGAAGAGGCCGTGCGCCCTGAGCAAATCGCGCAGGTTGTCGAACGCTGGACCGGCATTCCAACGTCGAAGATGCTGGAAGGTGAACGTGACAAGCTGTTGCGCATGGAAGACGAACTTGGTCGTCGCGTGATTGGTCAACGTCAGGCTGTGACGGCTGTCGCCAATGCCGTGCGTCGGTCGCGTGCTGGTCTGAATGATGAAGATCGCCCGCTTGGGTCGTTCCTATTCCTTGGACCAACGGGTGTCGGTAAAACGGAGCTTACCAAAGCGGTTGCCGAATATCTGTTCGACGACGATAGCGCGATGGTGCGGATCGATATGTCCGAGTTCATGGAAAAGCATGCGGTGGCCCGCCTGATTGGTGCGCCTCCGGGATATGTTGGCTATGACGAAGGCGGTGTTCTGACCGAAGCTGTGCGGCGGCGTCCGTATCAGGTTGTCCTGTTCGACGAAGTCGAAAAGGCGCATCCGGATGTGTTCAACGTGTTGTTGCAGGTTCTGGATGACGGGATGCTGACTGATGGTCAGGGCCGGACTGTGGACTTTAAGCAGACGCTGATCATTCTGACGTCGAACCTTGGGGCGCAGGCCTTGTCGCAGTTGCCCGATGGGGCAGACGCGGCAGATGCGAAACGGAACGTGATGGACGCGGTGCGTGCGCATTTCCGGCCTGAATTCCTGAACCGTCTCGACGAGACGATCATCTTTGATCGGCTGGCACGTGAAGACATGGCGGGCATCGTCGAAATCCAGATGCGGCGTTTGCACAAGCGTCTTGCATCGCGGAACATCACGTTGTCGCTGGATGAAGGCGCGCTGAAGTGGCTCGCCGACGAAGGCTACGATCCGGTGTTTGGTGCGCGTCCTTTGAAGCGTGTGATCCAACGCGCCTTACAGGACCAACTGGCCGAGATGATCTTGGCTGGTGATGTGCTGGATGGATCGGATGTATCGGTCAGTGCTGGTACGGATGGGTTGATCGTGGGGGACCGTGTGTCGCCGACAGGACGACCCAAACCGGATGACGCTGTCGTTCACTAA
- a CDS encoding Crp/Fnr family transcriptional regulator: MDLRTFLVQSDALADVAVADRFAANWTTTRLGNGAHITRQEDPANDEYILLDGSLVSRICDPEGKEVCVGFYVGPTVVTPNIARTRNGMSLVSISATSEAVIAQINSDRLTELMISSEPIRNWANGVLRAALSQKADREWCLAALGGADRLHWFRETYPGFENTFTHTLIASFLGMTPVTFSRLRSDDKRP; this comes from the coding sequence ATGGATTTACGGACGTTTCTGGTGCAGTCCGATGCTTTAGCTGATGTGGCTGTCGCGGATCGCTTTGCTGCAAATTGGACGACGACGCGTCTGGGCAACGGTGCGCACATCACCCGTCAGGAAGATCCGGCAAACGACGAATACATCTTGCTGGACGGCAGTCTTGTCAGCCGGATTTGCGATCCTGAGGGGAAAGAGGTCTGTGTCGGGTTTTACGTTGGGCCGACCGTCGTCACGCCGAACATCGCGCGGACGAGAAACGGCATGTCGCTGGTTTCGATCTCAGCTACGTCGGAGGCGGTCATTGCACAGATCAACAGTGATCGGCTGACAGAGTTGATGATTTCATCAGAACCGATACGCAACTGGGCCAATGGTGTGTTGCGCGCGGCGCTTAGTCAGAAAGCAGATCGGGAATGGTGCCTTGCGGCACTTGGTGGTGCAGATAGATTGCATTGGTTTCGCGAAACATATCCGGGATTCGAGAATACTTTCACGCACACGCTGATCGCATCCTTTTTAGGGATGACGCCTGTTACGTTCAGCCGATTGCGGTCCGACGATAAGAGACCCTAA
- a CDS encoding fasciclin domain-containing protein: MLRRTFIATATAATLSTAAFADGHSMDIVDTAVANGSFTTLVAAVEAAGLVDTLKGEGPFTVFAPTDEAFAALPEGTVEALLADPEALAGILTYHVVAGKVMSTDLSDGMTAATVNGAEITIGTEGGVTVNDANVVAADVEASNGVIHVLDAVILPPS, translated from the coding sequence ATGCTTCGTAGAACATTTATTGCAACAGCAACTGCAGCCACATTGTCCACAGCGGCCTTCGCTGATGGTCATTCCATGGACATCGTTGACACAGCCGTCGCCAACGGTTCCTTCACAACACTCGTCGCGGCTGTTGAGGCCGCAGGTCTGGTTGATACGCTGAAAGGCGAAGGTCCATTTACCGTATTCGCCCCAACAGATGAAGCCTTCGCCGCACTGCCAGAGGGTACAGTCGAAGCACTGCTCGCCGATCCAGAAGCATTGGCCGGCATTCTGACGTACCACGTTGTCGCAGGTAAAGTGATGTCGACTGATCTGTCCGACGGCATGACGGCCGCAACCGTGAACGGCGCAGAGATCACAATCGGCACCGAAGGCGGCGTGACAGTAAACGATGCCAACGTTGTGGCGGCAGACGTCGAAGCATCCAACGGCGTCATTCACGTGTTGGACGCGGTGATCCTGCCACCAAGCTAA
- the msrP gene encoding protein-methionine-sulfoxide reductase catalytic subunit MsrP, translated as MAYRWTNDLTHTDVTPKAAFLNRRQILAGTVGLGAIGLVGTSAQAAGEDLTPNTLEEITSYNNYYEFGTGKEDPAQNAHQLDTADWKITIDGMVDNPGEYALADLMDGLDVEERIYRFRCVEAWSMVVPWNGVELADILNKAGVQSSVKYVAFETVVQPENMIGVQRGVLDFPYVEGLRLDEAMHPLTLMATGIYGEPIANQNGAPIRLVVPWKYGFKSIKSIVRMTLTDQEPPTSWNKANAREYGFYSNVNPEVSHPRWSQASERKIGGGLFAARQDTLMFNGYEEEVASLYEGMDLSEKF; from the coding sequence ATGGCTTATCGCTGGACCAACGACCTGACCCACACGGATGTGACGCCAAAGGCGGCATTCCTTAACCGCCGTCAAATTCTGGCAGGCACAGTCGGGCTGGGCGCGATTGGTCTGGTTGGCACATCTGCCCAAGCCGCTGGTGAAGACCTGACGCCAAACACGCTCGAAGAAATCACGAGCTACAATAACTACTATGAATTCGGGACCGGCAAAGAAGACCCAGCGCAGAACGCCCATCAGCTTGATACGGCAGACTGGAAGATCACTATCGACGGTATGGTCGATAATCCGGGCGAATATGCTTTGGCCGATCTGATGGACGGTTTGGATGTTGAAGAGCGTATCTATCGTTTCCGCTGTGTTGAAGCATGGTCCATGGTCGTGCCGTGGAACGGTGTCGAACTTGCGGACATTCTGAATAAGGCGGGCGTGCAGTCGTCAGTGAAATACGTGGCCTTTGAAACTGTGGTGCAGCCCGAGAACATGATCGGAGTACAGCGCGGTGTTCTCGACTTCCCATATGTCGAAGGTTTGCGTCTGGACGAGGCGATGCATCCGCTGACCTTGATGGCGACGGGAATCTACGGCGAACCAATTGCAAACCAGAACGGGGCGCCAATCCGTTTGGTTGTCCCGTGGAAGTACGGCTTTAAATCAATCAAATCCATCGTCCGCATGACCCTGACAGATCAGGAACCGCCAACCAGCTGGAACAAGGCCAACGCGCGTGAATACGGTTTCTATTCCAACGTGAACCCAGAGGTCAGCCACCCGCGCTGGTCACAGGCATCCGAACGTAAGATCGGCGGCGGCTTATTCGCAGCGCGTCAGGACACCTTGATGTTCAACGGCTACGAAGAAGAGGTCGCCAGCCTTTACGAAGGCATGGACCTGTCCGAGAAATTCTAA
- the msrQ gene encoding protein-methionine-sulfoxide reductase heme-binding subunit MsrQ yields MIDTLNTTLRRIPAWTIYIVGAAWAAWLFYLGLTGGLGPEPINALEREYGDVGLKLLIAGLAVTPLRKYAGLNLLKFRRALGVTTFFYIVAHFSVWAFLDVQSFARVWEEIVKRPYVTVGMLSFVMMIPLAVTSNNMSLRKMGGAAWRKLHKLTYPIAVLGAIHYLWLVKGFQIEPIIYLMVILGLLAARIQWAKRTVPA; encoded by the coding sequence ATGATCGATACTTTGAACACCACACTCCGCCGCATTCCTGCATGGACTATATACATAGTCGGTGCTGCGTGGGCTGCGTGGCTGTTCTATCTGGGTCTGACGGGTGGGCTAGGGCCGGAACCGATCAACGCGTTGGAACGTGAATACGGTGACGTTGGCCTGAAGTTGCTGATAGCCGGACTGGCCGTGACGCCATTGCGTAAATACGCGGGCCTTAATCTGCTGAAGTTCCGCCGTGCGCTGGGTGTGACCACCTTTTTCTATATCGTCGCACACTTCAGCGTTTGGGCTTTCTTGGACGTGCAGTCTTTCGCCCGTGTGTGGGAAGAGATCGTGAAGCGGCCTTATGTGACGGTTGGTATGTTGTCCTTCGTGATGATGATTCCACTGGCCGTGACATCCAACAACATGTCGCTGCGCAAAATGGGCGGGGCGGCATGGCGCAAGTTGCACAAGCTGACTTATCCAATCGCTGTATTGGGGGCGATCCACTACCTATGGCTGGTGAAAGGCTTTCAAATCGAACCGATCATCTACCTTATGGTGATCCTCGGACTGCTCGCGGCGCGAATCCAATGGGCCAAACGCACGGTTCCAGCCTGA
- a CDS encoding alkaline phosphatase D family protein, protein MSGDVAHDGAVIWSRADREAKMLVEWATTESMSDARAVPALAVGTPTDYTGKLALTGLPSDQDIFYRVTMSDLADGTPSEPVTGTFRTAPMGSRDVSFVWSGDTAGQGWGIDEDRGGMTTYATMQGHAPDFFLHSGDTVYADGPLQEEVALDDGTVWKNVVTPAKTKVAETLDEFRGQHLYNYMDKNVQAFNAAVPMISQWDDHEVTNNWYPNEVLASDDRYTEKSMQVLAARAAHAFHEMMPTRQVMSEPNRVYRKVSYGPLLDIFVIDMRTYRGDNTANTETEGTPFLGAEQLAWLKREMVNSTATWKVIASDMPIGMMVRDGDTNMENGANGDGPVLGREKDIAAVLSFIKTADITNTVWLTADVHYTAAHHYSPDRAVFQDFDPFWEFVSGPLHAGTFGPSAYDNTFGPEVRFAKHPEEGQANLPPSDGLQFFGKVDIAADTGVMTVRLMDSADVELWLVELEPKSVT, encoded by the coding sequence ATGTCAGGCGATGTCGCCCATGACGGTGCCGTTATCTGGAGCCGCGCTGACCGCGAGGCAAAGATGCTTGTCGAATGGGCAACCACCGAAAGCATGTCAGACGCGCGTGCGGTGCCAGCCTTGGCCGTAGGCACACCAACAGATTACACCGGAAAGCTGGCGTTAACTGGCCTGCCAAGCGACCAGGACATTTTCTATCGCGTCACAATGTCCGACCTAGCCGATGGCACGCCTTCAGAACCCGTTACAGGCACGTTCCGCACCGCCCCTATGGGCAGCCGCGATGTCAGCTTTGTTTGGTCAGGCGACACCGCCGGGCAGGGGTGGGGCATCGACGAAGATCGCGGCGGCATGACCACCTACGCCACGATGCAAGGCCATGCGCCCGACTTTTTCCTGCATTCAGGCGACACCGTCTATGCTGACGGCCCGCTTCAGGAAGAGGTCGCTTTGGATGATGGCACGGTTTGGAAAAACGTCGTCACACCGGCGAAAACCAAAGTTGCAGAAACACTGGACGAATTTCGCGGTCAGCATTTGTACAACTACATGGATAAGAACGTGCAGGCGTTTAATGCCGCCGTGCCAATGATCTCGCAGTGGGATGACCATGAGGTCACAAATAACTGGTACCCCAACGAAGTGCTGGCTAGTGACGATCGCTATACCGAGAAATCAATGCAGGTTCTTGCAGCTCGTGCGGCACATGCCTTCCACGAGATGATGCCGACACGGCAGGTTATGTCAGAACCTAATCGGGTCTATCGTAAAGTGTCTTATGGCCCGTTGCTGGATATATTTGTGATCGACATGCGCACATATCGTGGCGACAACACTGCCAATACCGAAACCGAAGGCACTCCGTTCCTTGGCGCCGAACAGCTGGCGTGGTTGAAGCGTGAGATGGTCAATTCGACGGCCACGTGGAAGGTCATCGCGTCTGACATGCCCATTGGCATGATGGTGCGCGACGGGGACACCAACATGGAAAACGGGGCGAACGGCGACGGACCTGTTCTTGGACGTGAAAAGGACATCGCTGCAGTGTTGTCGTTCATCAAGACCGCAGACATCACCAACACCGTCTGGTTGACAGCAGATGTGCACTATACCGCCGCACATCACTATTCTCCTGACCGCGCCGTATTCCAGGATTTTGATCCGTTCTGGGAATTCGTTTCCGGCCCATTGCATGCCGGTACTTTCGGGCCCTCGGCCTATGACAATACGTTTGGTCCCGAAGTCCGCTTTGCAAAGCATCCCGAAGAAGGCCAAGCCAACCTTCCGCCCAGCGACGGCCTGCAATTCTTCGGCAAGGTCGATATTGCGGCTGACACGGGTGTCATGACTGTCCGGCTGATGGATAGCGCAGATGTCGAACTTTGGTTAGTGGAACTCGAACCTAAATCGGTGACTTGA
- a CDS encoding CAP domain-containing protein: MTLLAGCGGAGLSVTSGPSDIASTAYGPNEVGIVGPATSIEDSSFAEMLNGMRIASDLAPVAYDARLDAAAQKHAQDMADNNYFSHTSLDGSTVIDRIRAEGYDARGWGENIAGRQQDQETAFDGWMNSPTHYDLMVADGLEDFALGVAGVGSRTRWVLLMAVER; the protein is encoded by the coding sequence ATGACCCTTCTTGCGGGCTGTGGTGGTGCCGGATTATCGGTCACATCCGGCCCCTCTGATATCGCGTCGACCGCTTATGGTCCGAATGAAGTCGGAATTGTAGGGCCCGCAACATCCATAGAGGATTCCAGCTTTGCCGAGATGCTAAATGGCATGCGGATCGCATCGGACCTCGCACCTGTCGCCTATGACGCACGCCTTGATGCCGCCGCGCAAAAGCACGCGCAGGACATGGCAGACAACAACTATTTTTCGCATACATCCTTAGATGGCAGCACCGTAATCGATCGCATTCGCGCGGAAGGATATGACGCCCGTGGCTGGGGGGAAAACATCGCGGGACGTCAACAGGATCAAGAAACCGCGTTCGACGGTTGGATGAATTCGCCGACGCATTACGACCTGATGGTCGCCGACGGTCTCGAAGATTTTGCCCTTGGTGTCGCCGGCGTTGGATCGCGCACAAGGTGGGTGCTGTTGATGGCCGTTGAGCGGTGA